The Erythrobacter aurantius genome includes a window with the following:
- a CDS encoding CHAT domain-containing protein gives MKVNVAIVAALAVLGTVGGSWTAVMGQQPDGSAADPYLTEAGLEPCPGDNYFARRDADQDFVLLCDVLAYSNQGIRDRAMADRLLEMLFMAEQKRWPIRTLLALKTADVLIDLGEPEVALRLIDRHVQPDADPALVARAGILAEAVQLLSDPSPELLDAFEQRLMVLEAGPGEQGDELARETLLVGWRIAGFARLGLDDKQGAQRAFLRLSELATGPSDYAGSYLVIAHRELARIAYEQGDLDTALQLVTHAEPYLEDGAKPQAYLHPGTEGMALLRAQIELAQGKSTAELFPGTLVGDPEAEWRPRADWNLQFDGETQARREEVLTLYRRIYKERGNPDFSERPTIPDLPILRSMAFEQAQSLQVSSADSAASFANALRQLDSDEERARLEAFDRSKAQLRQALRRYAALNSDADTADVSDALGELDRARAEIAAQPDFASDYEDTPGEPAIYRSIHPWYLGAFRQGYARGQIEEMLLITPADGDIHVFALGWSGDAPFAWHVLEDGVEKIAPLVDRLRCQVDLKSCTDEAGFALAEMPVSPSEEKGQQAYDQAAAYEIYRLLIKPVEPALTKGSDVFVMASGAMATLPLAMLVTEAPDEDYDWADYRTMRRAPWLGNRYAFTTTPSFDSFRPNRFFPINNVSRDMLFAVADPAFDGQLRPGELRSADFLTLTRKGRLANLEAIRKLSPLPGTKAEYEAVRSALQTSEHVALLGTRATEAALRQHPDLDDARYLLLATHGLLPGQNDRELAEPALVLTPPDDATSENDGLLTASEVRSLNLRAEWVFLSACNTANAGGTGDSLSALASAFLRAGALQVMASHWPVLDDVTPALTTATLRASARNRRGGPGRALQSATRAVREGRWPGGGRIEGWQESWAHPMAWAPFVLISNGDEAIVNNRFDTDWN, from the coding sequence ATGAAAGTGAATGTCGCGATTGTCGCTGCGCTCGCCGTTCTTGGTACGGTAGGCGGGTCTTGGACTGCGGTGATGGGGCAGCAACCCGATGGCAGCGCCGCTGATCCATATCTGACCGAGGCCGGACTGGAGCCATGCCCTGGCGACAATTACTTCGCGCGGCGGGACGCGGATCAGGATTTCGTGCTTTTGTGCGATGTCCTTGCCTACAGCAATCAGGGCATTCGCGATCGCGCCATGGCGGATCGGTTGCTCGAAATGCTGTTCATGGCAGAGCAGAAGCGTTGGCCGATCCGAACACTATTGGCGTTGAAGACAGCGGATGTGCTGATTGATCTGGGAGAGCCGGAGGTCGCGCTTCGGTTGATTGACAGGCACGTCCAGCCGGATGCCGATCCTGCACTGGTTGCGCGGGCAGGAATCTTGGCTGAAGCGGTGCAGCTGCTTTCGGACCCATCGCCGGAATTGCTCGATGCTTTCGAACAGCGGCTGATGGTTCTGGAGGCGGGGCCGGGCGAACAAGGTGATGAACTGGCGCGCGAAACGCTGCTTGTCGGTTGGCGCATCGCAGGGTTTGCCCGTCTGGGACTGGACGACAAGCAAGGCGCTCAAAGAGCATTTCTGCGCCTGTCAGAGCTTGCGACCGGCCCGTCCGATTACGCTGGAAGCTATCTCGTAATCGCCCACCGCGAACTGGCGCGCATCGCATATGAACAAGGCGATCTCGACACGGCTTTGCAATTGGTCACCCACGCGGAACCCTATCTCGAAGACGGGGCCAAGCCGCAGGCCTATCTGCATCCCGGCACCGAAGGGATGGCCCTGCTGCGCGCGCAGATTGAACTGGCGCAGGGAAAATCGACTGCCGAATTGTTCCCCGGCACGCTGGTCGGCGATCCGGAGGCGGAATGGCGTCCCAGGGCCGATTGGAACCTGCAATTCGACGGCGAAACGCAGGCGCGGCGCGAGGAGGTGCTGACCCTTTATCGCAGGATATACAAGGAGCGAGGCAACCCTGATTTCTCGGAACGGCCGACAATCCCCGATTTGCCGATCCTGCGTTCGATGGCGTTCGAGCAAGCGCAATCGCTGCAGGTAAGTTCGGCCGATTCAGCCGCCAGCTTTGCCAATGCCCTGCGGCAGCTAGACAGCGACGAGGAACGCGCTCGGCTGGAAGCGTTTGATCGCAGCAAGGCCCAGCTGCGTCAGGCATTGCGGCGCTATGCTGCACTGAATTCGGATGCTGATACGGCAGATGTTTCGGACGCGCTCGGCGAATTGGACCGAGCCCGCGCGGAGATTGCCGCACAACCCGATTTCGCGAGTGATTACGAAGATACGCCGGGCGAACCGGCGATCTATCGTTCGATCCATCCTTGGTATCTCGGTGCATTCCGGCAGGGGTATGCGCGCGGCCAGATCGAAGAAATGTTGCTGATCACCCCTGCGGATGGTGACATTCATGTGTTCGCGCTTGGCTGGTCAGGGGATGCGCCTTTTGCATGGCACGTCCTTGAAGACGGGGTGGAGAAGATTGCACCGCTGGTCGATCGCCTGCGGTGTCAGGTCGACTTGAAGAGCTGCACCGACGAGGCCGGGTTTGCCTTGGCCGAAATGCCGGTAAGCCCTTCGGAAGAGAAAGGGCAGCAAGCCTATGATCAGGCGGCTGCCTATGAGATATATCGACTGCTCATCAAGCCGGTGGAGCCTGCGCTTACCAAAGGTTCTGACGTGTTCGTGATGGCCAGCGGAGCCATGGCGACGCTGCCGTTGGCCATGCTCGTCACCGAGGCTCCCGATGAGGATTACGACTGGGCCGATTACCGCACGATGCGCAGGGCGCCGTGGCTCGGCAATCGCTATGCCTTCACCACCACGCCTTCGTTCGACAGCTTTCGGCCAAACCGTTTCTTTCCGATCAACAATGTCTCGCGCGACATGCTGTTCGCGGTGGCTGACCCTGCGTTTGACGGCCAGTTGAGGCCGGGGGAACTGCGCTCTGCCGATTTTCTGACGCTGACGCGCAAAGGCCGTCTCGCCAACCTCGAAGCGATCCGGAAGCTTTCGCCGCTGCCGGGGACAAAGGCTGAATACGAAGCGGTCCGTTCGGCCTTGCAAACCTCGGAACATGTCGCCTTGCTCGGAACGCGGGCGACCGAGGCCGCGCTGCGCCAGCATCCTGACCTTGATGATGCACGCTATTTGTTGCTGGCGACCCACGGCCTGCTGCCCGGCCAGAACGATCGGGAACTGGCCGAACCCGCGCTGGTCCTGACCCCGCCTGACGATGCCACGAGCGAAAATGATGGCCTGCTGACGGCAAGCGAGGTGCGTTCACTGAACCTGCGCGCCGAATGGGTGTTTCTGTCGGCCTGCAACACCGCGAATGCAGGTGGCACGGGTGATAGCCTGTCGGCGCTTGCCAGCGCGTTCCTGCGCGCAGGGGCACTGCAGGTCATGGCTAGCCACTGGCCGGTGCTCGATGATGTCACCCCGGCGCTGACAACCGCCACGCTGCGCGCTTCGGCCCGCAATCGCCGGGGAGGGCCGGGCCGCGCCTTGCAAAGCGCAACGCGTGCCGTGCGCGAAGGGCGCTGGCCAGGCGGCGGCAGGATTGAGGGATGGCAGGAAAGCTGGGCGCATCCGATGGCGTGGGCGCCGTTCGTGCTGATCTCCAACGGGGATGAGGCGATCGTCAACAACCGGTTCGACACAGACTGGAATTGA
- a CDS encoding M28 family peptidase — protein sequence MKKALLATAALIIAAPLAAEAHSDAPSLQDVASQALESDTYAWDFVEGVTTEVGPRQAGTEAEARGRKWAMEWLTAHGFANVADEPFEMETWIPGEIHRAEIISPFPQPLVIQPLGGSASTGPDGITAEVVMFESVAALQAAPEGSLTGKIAYISHSMTPTQDGSQYGFAGPARWVGAELAKQRGAIATVIKSVGTDYHRNPHTGGTTFRNADGSSDVGRPVPTPAGALSLPDAANLERMFERANGRPIMMKLTLTPENLGTTLSGNVVGEIVGRNPSLPPVLIACHLDSWWNAPGAFDDGAGCGIVAAAALNVQKAGQPLRTIRVLMAGAEEVGLFGSTAYSEAHIDEKIGVGLESDFGADRIWRFESNFRESNPALHTRIAGAVARFGVANSTNVANGGADLNIVRDQGGALIDLQQDGTRYFDLHHTPDDTLDKIDPVQLRQNVAVWTTVVGILANESTSIQTGGPIPSAPAIMDK from the coding sequence ATGAAAAAAGCACTCCTTGCCACCGCCGCCCTCATCATCGCCGCACCGCTCGCCGCCGAAGCGCATAGCGATGCACCGAGCCTTCAAGACGTCGCCTCGCAAGCCTTGGAAAGCGACACCTACGCATGGGATTTCGTCGAAGGGGTGACAACCGAAGTCGGCCCGCGTCAGGCCGGAACGGAAGCCGAGGCGCGCGGGCGCAAATGGGCGATGGAATGGCTGACCGCGCACGGCTTTGCCAATGTCGCGGACGAGCCGTTCGAAATGGAAACATGGATTCCGGGCGAAATCCACCGCGCGGAAATCATCAGCCCGTTTCCGCAGCCGCTTGTGATCCAGCCGCTGGGCGGCAGCGCCTCGACCGGGCCTGACGGGATTACTGCCGAAGTCGTCATGTTCGAAAGCGTCGCCGCGCTTCAAGCCGCGCCCGAAGGCAGCCTGACGGGCAAGATCGCCTATATTTCGCATTCGATGACCCCGACGCAGGACGGCTCGCAATACGGCTTTGCCGGGCCGGCGCGCTGGGTTGGCGCGGAACTGGCCAAGCAGCGCGGCGCGATCGCCACCGTCATCAAATCGGTCGGCACCGATTACCACCGCAACCCGCACACCGGTGGCACGACCTTCCGCAATGCCGACGGATCGAGCGATGTCGGGCGGCCTGTGCCGACCCCGGCGGGCGCTTTGTCGCTGCCCGATGCCGCAAACCTTGAACGCATGTTCGAGCGCGCCAATGGCCGCCCGATCATGATGAAGCTGACGCTGACGCCGGAAAATCTCGGCACCACGCTGAGCGGCAATGTCGTGGGCGAGATTGTCGGGCGCAATCCCTCGCTGCCACCGGTGCTGATCGCGTGCCACCTCGACAGCTGGTGGAATGCACCGGGCGCGTTTGACGATGGCGCAGGCTGCGGCATTGTCGCCGCTGCGGCGCTGAATGTGCAGAAGGCCGGCCAGCCGCTGCGCACCATTCGCGTGCTGATGGCGGGGGCAGAGGAAGTCGGCCTGTTCGGATCGACCGCCTATTCCGAGGCGCATATCGACGAGAAAATCGGCGTCGGCCTCGAAAGCGATTTCGGCGCGGACCGTATCTGGCGTTTCGAAAGCAATTTCCGTGAAAGCAATCCCGCTCTGCACACCCGGATCGCCGGTGCGGTGGCCCGTTTTGGCGTTGCCAATTCAACCAATGTCGCAAACGGCGGGGCGGACCTCAACATCGTGCGCGATCAGGGCGGGGCGCTGATCGATCTGCAGCAGGACGGCACCCGCTATTTCGACCTGCACCACACGCCCGACGACACGCTCGACAAGATCGACCCGGTGCAACTGCGCCAGAATGTCGCGGTGTGGACGACAGTGGTGGGCATTCTCGCGAACGAGAGTACCTCGATCCAGACCGGCGGCCCGATCCCGAGCGCACCGGCAATCATGGACAAGTGA
- a CDS encoding DUF1501 domain-containing protein, with amino-acid sequence MTFTLDRRSILGGSIALGTASLALPSMAFARTAGEKNLLFVLLRGAADGMAMLAPVGDPGLSELRRATLAEYDGARRADGFFAIHPAFDQVGAAYAAGDALFVHATATSYRERSHFDGQNMLETGAAQPYAKSDGWLNRLVSMIGEQAGETHPKALAIAPTMPLALRGDAPASSYAPSALPQASDAFMARVGMLYGEDAELGGLWSRALETQAMAADDNLRNLRDAQAAGDLAASLMRGEDGARIAMIELGGWDTHANQVGAFRRNASQLDALLGAYRAGMGSAWADTMVVVATEFGRTARLNGTNGTDHGTASATLLMGGALRGGRVMADWPGLGESDLYEGRDLRPTMALESVVAGAVAEHLALDPERALARLFPGRSGAPVSGFVRS; translated from the coding sequence ATGACGTTCACCCTAGATCGCCGTTCGATCCTTGGCGGGTCGATTGCTCTGGGCACGGCCAGCCTCGCCCTGCCTTCGATGGCATTCGCGCGGACAGCCGGGGAGAAAAACCTGCTGTTCGTGCTGCTGCGGGGCGCGGCGGACGGCATGGCGATGCTGGCTCCGGTTGGCGACCCGGGTCTTTCCGAACTGCGACGCGCAACGCTGGCTGAATATGACGGGGCGCGTCGTGCGGACGGCTTTTTTGCGATCCACCCCGCCTTCGATCAGGTCGGTGCGGCCTATGCTGCGGGCGATGCGCTGTTCGTCCATGCCACTGCTACCAGCTACCGCGAGCGTTCCCATTTCGACGGGCAGAACATGCTCGAAACCGGCGCTGCGCAGCCCTATGCCAAAAGCGACGGCTGGCTGAACCGACTGGTCAGCATGATCGGCGAACAGGCGGGCGAAACACATCCCAAGGCTCTGGCCATCGCTCCCACAATGCCGCTGGCGCTGCGCGGTGACGCGCCTGCCTCCAGCTACGCGCCAAGCGCGCTGCCACAGGCGAGCGACGCCTTCATGGCGCGGGTCGGCATGTTGTATGGCGAGGATGCCGAGCTTGGCGGGTTGTGGAGCCGCGCGCTCGAAACGCAGGCGATGGCGGCGGACGACAATCTGCGCAATCTGCGCGATGCTCAGGCTGCGGGTGATCTCGCCGCTTCACTGATGCGCGGCGAAGACGGCGCACGGATAGCGATGATCGAACTGGGCGGCTGGGATACCCATGCCAATCAGGTCGGTGCATTCCGGCGCAACGCGAGCCAGCTCGACGCGCTGCTCGGCGCGTATCGGGCGGGCATGGGCTCCGCATGGGCCGATACGATGGTGGTGGTTGCCACCGAATTTGGCCGAACCGCGCGGCTCAACGGGACGAACGGGACCGATCACGGCACCGCATCGGCAACGCTGCTGATGGGCGGAGCGCTGCGCGGTGGACGGGTGATGGCCGACTGGCCCGGACTGGGCGAAAGCGACCTGTACGAAGGGCGCGACCTGCGGCCGACGATGGCGCTGGAAAGCGTCGTGGCCGGAGCCGTCGCCGAACATCTCGCGCTCGATCCCGAACGCGCGCTGGCCCGGCTGTTCCCCGGTCGCAGCGGCGCGCCTGTCAGCGGGTTCGTGCGCAGCTGA
- a CDS encoding DUF1800 domain-containing protein, whose protein sequence is MSKASIALNRFGYGLKREQSAPDDPARYLLAQMDAFDPFPSAIAGRSDNAAKPGEILQMLRRLRQQRQMQASEGEADMAAMTEGMRGSDPLNGLPPEVRQSYMAAGQTLRRDVALRTNIAIASETPMMERMVHFWSNHFSVSAQKPGTHYQVADHEFQAIRPFVLGRFSDMLKAAVLHPAMLLYLDQFQSVGPNSRFMQMRARRRQGDQGGGPRGLNENLAREILELHTLGVDGGYSQSDVTEFARALTGWSIQGLGRFERFTQGQANGAAFVEVAHEPGNRTIMGRSYRDSGARQALDVLDDLASHPATARFVATKLARHFGGDDPPASLINRLEADFLKTGGDLASLTRTLIAAPEVWAAEPVKFKQPFEWLVSVLRLTGIENLDARRIASALNEIGQLPWRAPSPAGYDDLAGSWAGPDGLFRRVELAERIARNAPADDVMWRAQSAFPGMLSDNTRTWLSRAESGTQALGLLLVSPEMMRR, encoded by the coding sequence TTGAGCAAAGCCAGCATCGCCCTCAATCGTTTTGGCTACGGCCTGAAACGCGAGCAGAGCGCACCCGACGATCCGGCCCGTTACCTGCTGGCGCAGATGGATGCCTTTGATCCCTTCCCGTCAGCGATTGCTGGACGATCGGACAATGCGGCCAAGCCGGGCGAAATCCTCCAGATGCTGCGACGGCTACGACAGCAGCGCCAGATGCAGGCGAGCGAAGGCGAGGCCGACATGGCGGCCATGACTGAAGGTATGCGCGGCAGCGATCCCCTGAACGGCCTGCCCCCTGAAGTGCGCCAATCCTATATGGCTGCTGGCCAGACCCTGCGCCGGGATGTCGCGCTCAGGACGAATATCGCTATCGCCAGCGAAACGCCCATGATGGAACGGATGGTGCATTTCTGGTCGAACCATTTCAGCGTCAGCGCACAAAAGCCGGGGACGCATTATCAGGTGGCCGATCACGAATTCCAGGCGATCCGCCCCTTCGTGCTGGGGCGCTTTTCCGACATGCTGAAAGCGGCGGTGCTGCACCCGGCGATGCTGCTCTACCTCGATCAGTTCCAGTCGGTCGGCCCCAATTCCCGCTTCATGCAGATGCGGGCTCGCAGGCGACAGGGTGATCAGGGAGGCGGGCCGCGTGGTCTGAACGAGAACCTCGCTCGCGAAATCCTCGAATTGCACACGCTGGGGGTCGATGGCGGTTACAGCCAGAGCGACGTCACCGAATTCGCCCGCGCGCTAACGGGCTGGTCGATCCAGGGCCTTGGCCGGTTTGAACGTTTCACCCAGGGACAGGCCAATGGTGCCGCCTTTGTCGAAGTGGCGCATGAACCGGGCAATCGCACCATCATGGGACGAAGCTATCGCGACAGCGGTGCACGGCAGGCGTTGGACGTGCTGGACGATCTCGCCAGCCACCCGGCCACCGCACGCTTTGTCGCAACCAAGCTTGCACGGCATTTCGGCGGCGATGATCCCCCGGCAAGCCTGATCAACCGGCTAGAAGCCGACTTTTTGAAGACCGGCGGTGATCTGGCGAGCCTGACCCGCACTCTGATCGCAGCGCCAGAGGTCTGGGCCGCAGAGCCGGTGAAGTTCAAGCAGCCGTTCGAATGGCTGGTTTCGGTGCTGCGCTTGACGGGGATCGAGAATCTTGATGCGCGGCGGATAGCCAGCGCTCTCAATGAAATCGGGCAATTGCCGTGGCGTGCGCCCTCACCCGCCGGCTACGATGATCTGGCCGGAAGCTGGGCCGGGCCCGATGGGCTGTTCCGCCGCGTCGAACTGGCCGAAAGGATCGCCCGCAATGCACCGGCTGACGACGTGATGTGGCGTGCCCAATCCGCCTTTCCCGGTATGCTGAGCGACAACACGCGCACATGGCTTTCGCGCGCCGAAAGCGGGACGCAGGCGCTGGGCCTGTTGCTGGTCTCACCCGAAATGATGCGGAGGTAA
- a CDS encoding polysaccharide deacetylase family protein: MIDPPCPCHAASFPPEFGQRALLTIDTEEEFDWEGPFSRDRHGLKHVEAIPRFQAFCEQIGAHPVYLVDWPIATDARAVEIIGDALRRGKADIGAQLHPWVNPPFEEEVNARNSYAGSLPVELEAAKLSALCEQIDKAFGTAPLIYRAGRYGLGPNSAEILKANGIAIDTSVRSLFDYRAQSGPDYTHHPVTPYWVDDDRRLLELPVTSVYWGLLRQMGKHIHRAQRHVPTMFGGFSRLRLLERIALTPEGVTAEEAIRGIDIALDEQLPVLVLSLHSPTLAPGFTPYTRTEQDVEALYSWLHEIYAYLDGRGVESTTVADIIKASRA; the protein is encoded by the coding sequence ATGATCGATCCCCCGTGCCCGTGTCACGCCGCCAGCTTCCCCCCTGAATTCGGACAGCGGGCGCTGCTGACGATCGACACCGAAGAGGAATTTGACTGGGAAGGCCCGTTTTCCCGTGACAGGCACGGGCTGAAGCATGTCGAAGCGATCCCGCGGTTTCAGGCATTCTGCGAGCAAATCGGTGCGCATCCGGTCTATCTGGTCGATTGGCCCATCGCCACCGATGCGCGTGCCGTCGAGATCATCGGCGATGCCCTGCGCCGCGGAAAGGCGGATATCGGTGCGCAGCTTCACCCTTGGGTCAACCCGCCCTTTGAAGAAGAGGTGAATGCCCGCAATTCCTATGCCGGCAGCCTGCCGGTGGAACTGGAAGCGGCCAAGCTGTCGGCGCTGTGCGAACAGATCGACAAGGCTTTCGGCACGGCTCCGCTGATCTACCGTGCGGGTCGATATGGTCTTGGCCCGAACAGCGCCGAAATCCTCAAGGCCAACGGTATCGCGATCGACACATCAGTGCGTTCGCTGTTCGATTACCGTGCGCAGTCAGGGCCGGATTATACCCACCATCCCGTCACGCCCTATTGGGTGGATGATGATCGGCGGTTGCTCGAACTCCCCGTGACCAGCGTCTATTGGGGGCTGCTGCGCCAAATGGGCAAGCATATCCACCGCGCCCAGCGCCATGTCCCGACGATGTTCGGCGGCTTTTCCCGGCTTCGCCTGCTGGAACGCATCGCCCTGACCCCCGAAGGGGTGACTGCCGAGGAAGCAATCCGGGGCATCGACATTGCGCTGGATGAACAATTGCCGGTGCTGGTGCTGTCGCTGCACAGCCCGACGCTCGCCCCCGGTTTCACACCCTATACGCGCACCGAACAGGACGTGGAGGCGCTGTATTCGTGGCTGCACGAAATCTACGCCTATCTCGACGGGCGCGGGGTCGAAAGCACGACAGTGGCGGACATCATCAAGGCATCGCGGGCTTAG
- a CDS encoding histidine kinase dimerization/phospho-acceptor domain-containing protein, translating into MFFDDRLATVLRQRASSDVGLRTQFRQLLDILGEERTSASSASDPALVAAAWMRMNALAEEIPAASRAKMVREPGWRFRNPELAAHLSNFEPEVASAALNRAQLSSDDWSALIPRLPVRARGFLRLRRDLPLDVEKLLERLGVHDRGLPRPDKVTDDAEAPAPEEDCAADPGADFVPPPPVRLSGIDADAAPPHDIVSDTETATSENAPDPVDEGRSEISALVERIAAFKRNREVGAEPDTTEPRLPLGEDELRSRPQVRAFGFAADAGGRIEWADSEVAAMVIGTRLVAPARLGSANRQTPLERAFYRRQPIIATPKSLVGAEAITGEWIVDAQPRFTDSGNFAGYFGRFRRLANTDSGFVSAAQREADRIRQLLHELRTPITAVQGYAEVIQQQLFGAAPHEYRALAAAIAADAARILAGFEELDRLAKLETGVIEIEPGKADLALIIGQTNRQLDQVLRPRMAGIALEDTQVQAIVGISTDQAEALAWRLLATLGGGSSAGEMLNATLETIGNNAVLTCELPAQLLAEEDIFTAEARPIGTAINAGLFGAGFALRLARAEARAAGGNLVRDDETIVLTLPLARDDRTTQAPEKSEI; encoded by the coding sequence ATGTTTTTCGATGATCGCCTTGCGACTGTGCTGCGTCAGCGCGCGTCAAGCGATGTCGGATTGCGCACGCAATTCAGGCAGTTGCTCGATATTCTGGGGGAGGAGCGCACCAGCGCCAGTTCGGCCAGCGACCCCGCTCTGGTCGCGGCGGCATGGATGCGGATGAACGCGCTGGCGGAGGAAATACCCGCCGCATCGCGGGCCAAGATGGTGCGTGAGCCCGGCTGGCGGTTTCGCAATCCCGAACTGGCCGCGCATCTTTCCAATTTCGAACCCGAAGTGGCCTCGGCTGCGCTCAACCGGGCACAGCTATCCTCGGATGACTGGTCGGCGCTGATTCCCCGGCTGCCGGTGCGTGCGCGCGGCTTCCTGCGATTGCGCCGCGATCTGCCGCTGGATGTCGAGAAACTGCTGGAACGGCTGGGCGTGCACGACCGTGGCCTCCCGCGTCCGGACAAGGTGACTGATGATGCGGAAGCCCCGGCCCCGGAGGAAGATTGCGCCGCTGATCCCGGTGCGGACTTCGTGCCGCCGCCACCGGTGAGACTGAGCGGCATCGATGCGGACGCTGCCCCGCCCCACGATATCGTCAGTGACACGGAAACGGCGACTTCCGAAAACGCGCCCGATCCCGTCGACGAAGGCCGCAGCGAGATTTCCGCGCTGGTCGAACGCATCGCCGCCTTCAAGCGCAACCGCGAAGTCGGCGCGGAACCTGACACCACAGAACCGCGCCTGCCGCTGGGCGAAGACGAACTGCGATCACGCCCGCAAGTCAGGGCCTTCGGTTTCGCCGCCGATGCCGGAGGCCGGATCGAATGGGCCGACAGCGAAGTGGCGGCCATGGTGATCGGCACGCGCCTTGTCGCGCCGGCTCGACTTGGCAGCGCCAATCGCCAGACCCCGCTCGAACGCGCGTTTTACCGGCGGCAACCGATCATCGCGACGCCGAAAAGCCTGGTCGGAGCCGAGGCGATCACCGGGGAATGGATCGTCGATGCGCAGCCGCGCTTTACCGACAGCGGCAATTTCGCAGGCTATTTCGGCCGCTTCCGCAGGCTCGCCAACACCGATTCCGGATTTGTCAGCGCCGCCCAGCGCGAAGCGGATCGCATCCGGCAACTGCTGCATGAATTGCGCACGCCGATCACGGCGGTGCAAGGCTATGCCGAGGTGATCCAGCAGCAATTGTTTGGCGCAGCCCCGCATGAATACCGCGCGCTTGCCGCAGCGATTGCCGCCGATGCCGCGCGCATCCTTGCCGGGTTCGAGGAGCTGGACCGGCTCGCCAAGCTCGAAACCGGAGTGATCGAGATCGAGCCGGGCAAAGCCGATCTGGCTCTCATCATCGGTCAGACCAACCGCCAGCTTGACCAGGTGCTGCGCCCGCGCATGGCCGGCATCGCACTGGAGGATACACAGGTGCAGGCGATTGTCGGCATCAGCACCGATCAGGCCGAGGCCCTCGCCTGGCGCCTGCTTGCGACATTGGGTGGCGGCAGCTCTGCGGGGGAAATGCTGAATGCGACGCTCGAAACCATTGGCAACAATGCAGTTCTGACCTGCGAACTGCCCGCACAATTGCTGGCAGAGGAAGACATCTTCACCGCCGAGGCCCGTCCGATCGGCACGGCAATCAACGCGGGCCTGTTCGGTGCGGGTTTCGCCTTGCGCCTCGCCCGGGCGGAGGCCCGCGCGGCCGGAGGCAATCTGGTGCGCGACGATGAAACAATCGTCCTGACCTTGCCGCTGGCACGGGACGATCGGACGACGCAGGCGCCGGAAAAAAGCGAAATATGA
- a CDS encoding Lrp/AsnC family transcriptional regulator, with product MANLDEIDRRLLSELQAEGRVTNVELAQRVGLTAPPCLRRVRGLEEDGVIRGYHADLDPSKLGFAITVFAMVSLKSQAESALREFEDHMRDLPEVRECHMLNGEIDFILKIVSRDLQSFQEFLTSKLTPAPNVASVKTSLTIRTAKHEPGVPL from the coding sequence ATGGCGAATCTGGATGAGATCGATCGCCGTCTGCTGAGTGAATTGCAGGCGGAAGGGCGCGTTACAAATGTCGAACTGGCGCAGCGCGTCGGATTGACAGCCCCGCCGTGCTTGCGCCGTGTGCGCGGGCTGGAGGAAGACGGCGTCATCCGTGGATATCATGCCGATCTCGACCCGTCGAAACTGGGTTTCGCCATAACCGTGTTCGCGATGGTCAGCCTGAAAAGCCAGGCCGAAAGCGCGCTGCGCGAATTCGAAGACCACATGCGCGACCTGCCCGAAGTGCGCGAATGTCATATGCTCAACGGCGAAATCGACTTCATTTTGAAGATCGTCAGCCGTGACCTGCAAAGCTTCCAGGAATTTCTCACCAGCAAGCTGACGCCCGCACCCAATGTCGCCAGCGTCAAAACCTCGCTGACAATCCGCACCGCGAAGCACGAACCGGGCGTGCCGCTCTAG